A region of Myxococcus stipitatus DSM 14675 DNA encodes the following proteins:
- a CDS encoding multicopper oxidase family protein, with amino-acid sequence MWTTSWCVRALVAGARRIALPLLFITAATSCSKQGTAESPRAARTALREFTGAYPWEARPNGKVRSFDIVAEPTEVELLDGRRLRVWAYNGQVPGPQLRIRLGETLRVRFSNKLPQETTIHWHGVRLPNAMDGVPNATQPPVKPGGTFVYEFTPKDAGTYWFHPHVRGSEQVERGLYGVLIVEDANPPPYSRDVMWVVDDWLLDPTGQVDPRFNTRHDLSHDGRWGNVITVNGHLREALSVRPGERIRLRMLNSSNGRVVMPDFSGLAAKLIAVDGMYLREPIDPAGIELAPGNRMDLDITFNQSLAAPFTVVDRFSSRRPNALADIVIEGEPVEPPTFESPARAHVPAWKTALEVPEHHTFRLNARGGGPLGIEWTIDGKAFVDHAQHHHEEPILTLTQGQFYRLRYVNESARLHPIHHHGMFFRLLARNGVPVDEPFFRDTVLIRGRETVDLAMVPTDVGSWMVHCHILEHAEAGMMALIDVRAR; translated from the coding sequence GTGTGGACTACTTCCTGGTGCGTGCGAGCCCTCGTGGCCGGCGCACGTCGCATCGCCCTTCCGCTGCTGTTCATCACCGCCGCCACCTCCTGCTCGAAGCAGGGGACGGCCGAGTCACCCCGCGCCGCGCGGACCGCGCTGCGGGAGTTCACGGGCGCGTATCCGTGGGAGGCCCGCCCCAACGGGAAGGTCCGCTCGTTCGACATCGTCGCCGAGCCCACCGAGGTCGAGCTCCTGGATGGCCGCCGCCTGCGCGTCTGGGCCTACAACGGCCAGGTGCCGGGGCCGCAGTTGCGCATCCGTCTGGGTGAGACGCTGCGGGTCCGCTTCTCCAACAAGCTCCCGCAGGAGACGACCATCCACTGGCACGGCGTGCGTCTGCCCAACGCCATGGATGGGGTGCCGAATGCCACGCAGCCACCGGTGAAGCCCGGGGGGACGTTCGTCTACGAGTTCACCCCGAAGGACGCGGGCACGTACTGGTTCCATCCGCACGTGCGCGGCAGCGAGCAGGTGGAGCGCGGGCTGTACGGGGTGCTCATCGTCGAGGACGCGAACCCTCCGCCCTACAGCCGCGACGTGATGTGGGTGGTGGACGACTGGCTGCTGGACCCGACAGGGCAGGTGGACCCGCGCTTCAACACCCGACATGACCTGTCTCACGATGGACGGTGGGGCAACGTCATCACGGTGAACGGGCACTTGCGCGAGGCGTTGAGCGTGCGTCCAGGGGAGCGCATCCGGCTGCGCATGCTCAACTCGTCGAACGGGCGCGTGGTGATGCCGGACTTCTCCGGCCTGGCCGCGAAGCTCATCGCCGTGGATGGGATGTATCTGCGCGAGCCCATCGACCCGGCGGGCATCGAGCTGGCTCCCGGCAACCGCATGGACCTGGACATCACCTTCAACCAGAGCCTGGCCGCGCCCTTCACCGTCGTGGACCGGTTCTCCTCACGGCGTCCCAACGCGCTCGCCGACATCGTCATCGAGGGCGAGCCCGTGGAGCCTCCCACCTTCGAGTCCCCCGCTCGCGCGCACGTCCCCGCGTGGAAGACGGCCCTGGAGGTTCCGGAGCACCACACCTTCCGACTGAATGCCCGCGGTGGAGGGCCGCTCGGCATCGAGTGGACCATTGACGGCAAGGCGTTCGTCGACCATGCGCAGCACCACCACGAAGAGCCGATTCTCACGCTGACGCAGGGCCAGTTCTATCGGCTGCGCTACGTCAACGAGTCGGCCCGGCTGCATCCCATCCACCACCACGGGATGTTCTTCCGCCTGCTCGCGCGCAACGGCGTGCCCGTGGATGAGCCGTTCTTCCGAGACACCGTGCTCATCCGAGGACGCGAGACGGTGGACCTCGCGATGGTCCCCACCGACGTGGGCTCGTGGATGGTGCACTGCCACATCCTCGAGCACGCCGAGGCCGGGATGATGGCCTTGATTGACGTGCGCGCCCGCTGA
- a CDS encoding GMC family oxidoreductase, producing MSTSKKTFDAVVVGSGACGGWAAKQLTEAGLNVLVLEAGRSERSDRLLWLWHRIRQKLLGYRAESDDSRKQRQSVQSTTFAWPFHPHAFVDDVDNPYTTPKDAPFAWIRARQVGGRTSVKAHGRQFYRLSDFNFKAGSRDGQGPDWPLSLEDLRPHYETVERWMGVHGNADGLDTLPDSVFASHIPMNPAEQRLKERVERRWPERRVVVRRTASAPITIPAALKTGRLTLRTHAVVNQVLYDAKTGRASGVTYVDTSTGKTLEAHARVVVLAAGTIETTRLLLHSRSAAFPEGLGNSSGQLGRNLMDHTYLLGIEARMNLPPEQQRAEQSWAYIPQFRNVTSQEDGFARGYGVQVFTYADTCHFVPFGEMVPRPGNRVTLSATVKDRWGIPAAHIDCRHSDNELKMSADAVAACQEMMKEAGFTVEKVNDALSTPGMAIHEVGTARMGSDPKTSVLNAWNQSWDVSNLYVMDGASFPSQGPQNPTLTMMALAVRASAHVVSELEAGRL from the coding sequence GTGAGCACGTCCAAGAAGACTTTCGATGCGGTGGTGGTGGGCTCCGGAGCGTGTGGTGGGTGGGCGGCCAAGCAGCTCACCGAAGCAGGGCTGAACGTCCTCGTGCTGGAGGCGGGCCGCAGTGAGCGCTCGGACCGGCTGCTCTGGCTGTGGCACCGCATCCGGCAGAAGCTGCTGGGCTATCGCGCGGAGTCGGATGACTCGCGCAAGCAGCGCCAGTCGGTGCAGTCCACCACCTTCGCGTGGCCCTTCCATCCCCACGCCTTCGTGGACGACGTCGACAATCCCTACACCACGCCGAAGGACGCGCCCTTCGCGTGGATTCGCGCGCGGCAGGTCGGCGGGCGCACCTCCGTGAAGGCGCACGGCCGCCAGTTCTATCGGCTGTCTGATTTCAACTTCAAGGCGGGCAGCCGCGACGGACAAGGGCCGGACTGGCCGCTCTCCCTGGAGGACCTCCGGCCGCACTACGAAACGGTGGAGCGGTGGATGGGCGTGCACGGCAACGCGGACGGGCTCGACACCCTGCCCGACTCCGTCTTCGCCTCGCACATCCCGATGAACCCCGCCGAGCAACGGCTGAAGGAGCGCGTCGAGCGTCGCTGGCCGGAGCGCCGCGTGGTGGTCCGCCGCACCGCCTCCGCGCCCATCACCATCCCCGCGGCGCTGAAGACGGGCCGCCTCACCCTGCGCACGCACGCGGTGGTGAACCAGGTGCTGTACGACGCGAAGACGGGCCGCGCCTCGGGCGTCACCTACGTCGACACGAGCACGGGCAAGACACTGGAGGCCCACGCCCGCGTGGTGGTGCTCGCCGCGGGGACCATCGAGACGACGCGCCTGCTCCTGCACTCGCGGAGCGCGGCGTTCCCGGAGGGCCTCGGCAACTCCTCGGGGCAATTGGGCCGCAACCTGATGGACCACACGTACCTGCTCGGCATCGAGGCGCGGATGAACCTGCCCCCCGAGCAGCAACGCGCCGAGCAGAGCTGGGCGTACATCCCCCAGTTCCGCAACGTCACCTCCCAGGAGGACGGCTTCGCGCGAGGCTACGGCGTGCAGGTCTTCACCTACGCGGACACGTGTCACTTCGTTCCCTTCGGAGAGATGGTGCCGCGCCCGGGCAACCGCGTGACGTTGAGCGCCACGGTGAAGGACCGCTGGGGGATTCCCGCGGCGCACATCGACTGCCGTCACTCGGACAACGAGCTGAAGATGTCCGCGGACGCCGTGGCCGCGTGCCAGGAGATGATGAAGGAGGCGGGCTTCACCGTGGAGAAGGTGAACGACGCCCTCTCCACCCCGGGCATGGCCATCCACGAGGTGGGCACCGCGCGCATGGGCTCGGACCCGAAGACGTCCGTGCTCAACGCGTGGAACCAGAGCTGGGACGTGTCCAACCTCTACGTCATGGACGGCGCCAGCTTCCCCTCGCAGGGACCGCAGAACCCCACGCTGACCATGATGGCGCTCGCCGTGCGAGCCAGCGCCCACGTCGTCAGCGAGCTCGAGGCCGGCAGGCTCTAG
- a CDS encoding alpha/beta hydrolase, translating to MKWKRVFVAVVGLGVLVSGGLAARAYRHSEAYFHYPRTPPTKPADFARAQDVRLFTSDGLELRGWYVPSRNRAAVVMAHGLSQTRADLLPEARILADAGYGVLLFDLRAHGESQGEFSTWGDRERRDVKAALEFVRAREDVDPKRVAALGFSIGSAAVAEVAAKDAEVRAVVLLSPFNTLWLAAAYDFRRFGVLTQTAALVPFWRRDIALEEVRTIDAVDHIRPRPLLIVMGSEESGQPLADALFAHVREYAQTWRIHGASHGGFSTVEPAEYPRRLRAFFDAALREETATP from the coding sequence ATGAAGTGGAAGCGAGTCTTCGTCGCCGTGGTGGGGCTGGGCGTACTCGTCTCCGGCGGCTTGGCTGCTCGGGCGTATCGCCACTCGGAGGCGTACTTCCACTACCCGAGGACGCCCCCGACGAAGCCCGCGGACTTCGCGCGGGCGCAGGATGTGCGGCTGTTCACCTCGGATGGGTTGGAATTGCGCGGCTGGTATGTGCCGTCGCGCAACCGCGCCGCCGTGGTGATGGCTCACGGCCTTTCACAGACACGCGCGGACCTGCTGCCCGAGGCACGCATCCTCGCGGACGCGGGTTACGGCGTGCTGCTCTTCGACCTGCGCGCGCATGGGGAGAGCCAGGGCGAGTTCTCCACCTGGGGAGACCGCGAGCGGCGGGACGTGAAGGCCGCGCTGGAGTTCGTGCGGGCTCGCGAGGACGTGGACCCGAAGCGGGTGGCGGCGCTGGGCTTCTCCATCGGCTCGGCGGCGGTGGCGGAGGTCGCCGCGAAGGACGCCGAGGTGCGCGCGGTGGTGCTGCTGTCGCCGTTCAACACGCTGTGGCTGGCGGCGGCGTATGACTTCCGGCGCTTCGGTGTTCTCACTCAGACGGCCGCGCTGGTGCCGTTCTGGCGGCGCGACATCGCGCTCGAGGAGGTGCGCACCATCGACGCGGTGGACCACATCCGGCCAAGGCCCCTGCTCATCGTGATGGGCTCGGAGGAGTCCGGACAGCCGCTGGCGGATGCGCTCTTCGCGCACGTGCGCGAGTACGCCCAGACGTGGCGCATCCATGGCGCGAGCCACGGCGGCTTCAGCACCGTGGAGCCCGCGGAGTATCCGCGCAGGCTCCGGGCCTTCTTCGATGCCGCGCTGCGGGAGGAGACCGCCACGCCCTGA
- a CDS encoding reverse transcriptase family protein: MTGRLESFVPAAAPQTVPTPAPQAATATALVQREARRVAYEALVTRWKAIVEAGGADAWVQAQLVSRGLAVGDLESGVTEKEKTAWKEKKKAEATERRALLRQTHEAWKATHVGHLGPNIHWEEKDGGSDKFDIPHREERARANGMPELGSAEALAKALGLSISKLRGFAFHREVDTGSNYVSWGIPKRDGGTRTITSPKPELKEAQRWVLANVVERLPVHGAAHGFVAGRSILTNALAHQGADVVVKVDVKDFFPSVTWRRVKGLLRKGGLPENASTLLALMSTEAPRETVQFRGKTLHVAKGPRALPQGAPTSPGITNALCLKLDKRLSALSKRLGFTYTRYADDLTFSWTKAKQPKARRAQGAPVAVLLTRVKDVVEAEGFRLHPEKTRVSRKGTRQQVTGLVVNQARNGVPAARVPRDVVRRLRAAIHNREQGKPGREGESLEQLKGMAAFVFMTDAAKGRAFLDSLARLEARETPEAPKVT, from the coding sequence ATGACCGGCAGGCTGGAGTCCTTCGTCCCCGCAGCAGCACCGCAGACCGTTCCCACCCCCGCGCCCCAGGCCGCCACCGCCACCGCGCTCGTCCAGCGCGAGGCCCGGCGCGTCGCCTACGAGGCGCTCGTCACGCGCTGGAAGGCCATCGTCGAGGCCGGCGGCGCGGACGCGTGGGTGCAGGCCCAGCTCGTCTCCCGCGGCCTCGCCGTCGGCGACCTGGAGTCCGGCGTCACGGAGAAGGAGAAGACGGCCTGGAAGGAGAAGAAGAAGGCCGAGGCCACCGAGCGCCGCGCCCTCCTCCGCCAGACGCATGAAGCGTGGAAGGCCACGCACGTGGGCCACCTGGGCCCCAACATCCACTGGGAAGAGAAGGACGGCGGCTCCGACAAGTTCGACATCCCGCACCGGGAAGAGCGCGCCCGCGCCAACGGCATGCCGGAGCTGGGCTCCGCGGAGGCGCTGGCGAAGGCGCTGGGGCTGAGCATCTCCAAGCTGCGCGGCTTCGCCTTCCACCGCGAGGTGGACACCGGCTCCAACTACGTCAGCTGGGGCATCCCCAAGCGCGACGGCGGCACGCGCACGATTACGTCCCCCAAGCCGGAGCTGAAGGAAGCCCAGCGCTGGGTGCTGGCCAACGTGGTGGAGCGGCTGCCCGTGCACGGCGCGGCGCATGGCTTCGTCGCGGGGCGCTCCATCCTCACCAACGCGCTGGCCCACCAGGGCGCGGACGTGGTGGTGAAGGTGGACGTGAAGGACTTCTTCCCCTCCGTCACGTGGCGCCGGGTGAAGGGCCTGTTGCGCAAGGGCGGCCTGCCGGAGAACGCCTCCACGCTGCTGGCGCTGATGTCCACCGAGGCCCCGCGCGAGACGGTGCAGTTCCGAGGCAAGACGCTGCACGTGGCCAAGGGCCCGCGCGCGCTGCCCCAGGGCGCGCCCACGTCTCCCGGCATCACCAACGCGCTGTGCCTGAAGCTGGACAAGCGCCTGTCCGCGCTGTCGAAGCGCCTGGGCTTCACCTACACGCGCTACGCGGACGACCTCACCTTCTCGTGGACGAAGGCGAAGCAGCCCAAGGCCCGCCGCGCCCAGGGCGCCCCGGTGGCGGTGCTGCTGACCCGCGTGAAGGACGTGGTGGAGGCCGAGGGCTTCCGCCTGCACCCCGAGAAGACGCGCGTGAGCCGCAAGGGCACGCGTCAGCAGGTGACGGGGCTGGTGGTGAACCAGGCCCGCAACGGAGTGCCCGCCGCGCGAGTCCCCCGCGACGTGGTGCGCCGCCTGCGCGCCGCCATCCACAACCGGGAGCAGGGCAAGCCCGGCCGCGAGGGCGAGTCACTCGAGCAGCTCAAGGGCATGGCCGCCTTCGTCTTCATGACGGACGCCGCCAAGGGCCGCGCGTTCCTCGACAGCCTGGCGCGGCTCGAGGCCCGTGAGACGCCGGAAGCCCCGAAGGTCACCTGA